The proteins below are encoded in one region of Pacificitalea manganoxidans:
- a CDS encoding tetratricopeptide repeat protein: protein MVNFSAEQFLRHLKENSSLTPSMQTILQLLSSFSPLPLQVIVDYCARTPLDASDDLNFLLDLAFILPAGMHYRISEPIRDAAYRAFGRLKVDSKKVSKLLEAYLENEPDDDSRLDLGQTIFRASLFAGSQTKSRFAVGFAADLIDVAARSYHDQDYGLAITYGSSALSARPDNVDVRRYVAQALIRKEKYDEAEEHISALLGLGELKEAYYVRGFAARRKRNYLEAVDAYNKSLANGRRGVAIHRELASCFFELGNLPAAEEHILQAEQQSPHNRYVVDLRCTIALRLGDLPNAERALEVLERVDSSGFAEHRRSTFEQASGNADKAIRNARLADQKITHPPFEVLANLANCEIEAGGSESALATLGRIRNRFGGTNHDVQVGLRCKYEIRFGDVEAAEGLWNRLSDKSTPVHRGLRLSMLNRKYSQNGLTSEEKVERNNLINFQSTEELDRSLRLICSMMSQSE, encoded by the coding sequence TTGGTCAACTTCAGTGCCGAGCAGTTCCTTCGTCATTTGAAAGAAAATAGTTCTCTAACACCAAGCATGCAGACAATCTTGCAGCTCCTTTCAAGCTTCAGCCCTCTGCCGCTTCAGGTCATTGTGGACTACTGCGCGAGAACGCCACTGGATGCCAGTGATGACCTGAACTTCTTGCTTGACCTCGCATTTATTTTGCCTGCCGGGATGCATTATCGAATCTCGGAGCCCATTCGTGATGCAGCGTACAGAGCTTTCGGCAGACTGAAGGTCGATAGCAAGAAAGTGAGTAAGCTTCTCGAAGCATACCTAGAAAATGAACCTGACGATGACTCGCGCCTAGATCTTGGACAGACGATTTTCCGTGCCAGCCTCTTTGCGGGAAGTCAGACTAAATCTCGTTTTGCAGTTGGATTTGCTGCTGACCTTATTGATGTCGCAGCGAGGAGCTATCACGATCAGGACTACGGCCTCGCTATCACGTATGGCTCTTCCGCTCTGAGCGCACGCCCCGACAACGTCGACGTGCGGCGCTATGTTGCACAGGCTCTCATTCGCAAGGAGAAATACGATGAAGCAGAGGAGCATATTAGCGCGCTACTTGGCCTCGGCGAGCTCAAGGAGGCTTACTATGTGCGGGGCTTCGCCGCACGGCGAAAGCGCAATTATCTAGAAGCTGTTGATGCTTACAACAAGAGTCTTGCAAACGGTCGTCGAGGTGTGGCCATTCACCGGGAACTGGCAAGCTGCTTCTTTGAACTAGGCAATCTGCCAGCTGCCGAAGAGCATATTCTGCAGGCCGAGCAGCAATCGCCGCACAATCGATATGTGGTAGATCTAAGATGCACGATTGCACTTCGGCTCGGCGATCTCCCCAATGCTGAACGCGCCCTTGAGGTGCTAGAGCGTGTCGACTCAAGCGGATTTGCCGAGCATCGCCGTTCGACCTTTGAACAAGCTAGCGGAAACGCAGATAAGGCAATACGCAATGCTCGCCTTGCTGACCAAAAGATAACGCACCCGCCGTTTGAAGTTCTCGCCAATCTGGCGAACTGTGAGATTGAAGCAGGTGGAAGTGAAAGTGCCTTGGCAACGTTAGGCCGCATTCGGAATCGATTTGGCGGTACTAATCACGACGTTCAGGTCGGGCTGCGGTGCAAATACGAAATTCGATTTGGTGACGTCGAAGCGGCTGAAGGGCTCTGGAATCGACTCAGTGACAAAAGTACACCCGTTCATCGAGGTCTTCGCTTGTCGATGTTAAACCGCAAATACTCGCAGAACGGTCTGACGAGTGAGGAAAAAGTTGAGCGAAATAATTTGATTAATTTTCAATCGACTGAAGAGTTGGATCGTAGCTTGCGATTAATTTGCTCCATGATGTCACAGTCTGAATAG
- the dusA gene encoding tRNA dihydrouridine(20/20a) synthase DusA, translating into MAEKNKKLEISTAARLSVAPMMDWTDRHCRSFHRLLSREALLYTEMVTAPALVRGGAVHLLAHDAGEHPLALQLGGSDPAELAQAARMAVDHGYAEVNLNVGCPSDRVQSGTFGACLMRQPDLVAECCAAMIAAVSVPVTVKCRIGVDEQVAEDVLPDFLTRIAAAGVSWVTIHARKAWLQGLSPKENRDIPPLDYPLVRAMKAAFPALHLSINGGIADLDAALGFLGPEGDLPAMDGVMIGRAAYHDPWTVLGRADSRVFGTTDPLTTPEDAVHAMEPYIARHIEQGGKLAQVTRHMLGLFAGRPGARGWRRVLSEQGHRPQAGIDVLRTALEQVTRAQAA; encoded by the coding sequence GTGGCAGAAAAGAATAAAAAATTAGAGATTTCAACGGCCGCGCGCCTGTCCGTTGCACCCATGATGGACTGGACCGACCGGCATTGCCGTAGCTTCCACCGGCTGCTGTCGCGGGAGGCGTTGCTTTATACCGAAATGGTGACAGCACCGGCATTGGTGCGGGGCGGGGCGGTGCATTTGCTGGCGCATGACGCGGGCGAGCATCCTTTGGCGCTGCAGCTTGGCGGGTCGGACCCGGCGGAGTTGGCGCAGGCGGCGCGGATGGCTGTGGATCATGGCTATGCGGAGGTGAACCTGAATGTCGGCTGTCCGTCGGACCGGGTGCAGTCGGGCACGTTCGGGGCCTGTCTGATGCGCCAGCCGGATCTGGTGGCCGAGTGCTGTGCGGCGATGATCGCCGCCGTTTCGGTGCCGGTGACGGTCAAATGTCGCATCGGGGTCGATGAGCAGGTGGCGGAGGATGTGCTGCCCGACTTCCTGACCCGGATCGCCGCTGCCGGGGTGTCCTGGGTCACGATCCACGCGCGCAAGGCGTGGTTGCAGGGCCTGTCGCCCAAGGAAAACCGCGATATTCCGCCGCTCGATTATCCGCTGGTGCGGGCGATGAAGGCGGCGTTCCCGGCGCTGCATCTGTCGATCAACGGCGGGATCGCTGATCTGGACGCCGCGCTGGGCTTTCTCGGGCCGGAGGGCGATTTGCCCGCGATGGACGGGGTGATGATCGGGCGCGCGGCCTATCATGATCCGTGGACGGTGCTGGGCCGGGCCGACAGCCGCGTTTTCGGCACGACCGATCCGCTGACCACGCCGGAAGACGCCGTCCACGCGATGGAGCCGTATATTGCCCGGCATATCGAGCAGGGCGGTAAGCTGGCGCAGGTAACGCGGCATATGCTGGGCCTGTTTGCCGGGCGTCCGGGTGCGCGCGGCTGGCGGCGCGTTCTGTCGGAGCAGGGCCACCGCCCGCAGGCCGGGATCGATGTGCTGCGCACCGCGCTGGAACAGGTCACCCGCGCGCAGGCGGCATAA
- the fabG gene encoding 3-oxoacyl-[acyl-carrier-protein] reductase, whose protein sequence is MFDLTGKSALITGASGGIGAEIARHLHGAGATVGLSGTREAPLEALAAELGERAYVLPCNLGDAEAVTALPKQAAEAMGAVDILVNNAGITRDNLFMRMSDEEWAQVLEVNLTATMRLCRGVLRGMMKARWGRIVNISSVVGATGNPGQGNYAAAKAGMVGMSKSLAYEVASRGITVNCIAPGFITTAMTEKLTDDQKSKILTQVPAGRMGEAGEIAAAALYLASPEAGYTTGATLHVNGGMAMI, encoded by the coding sequence ATGTTCGACCTGACCGGAAAATCCGCCCTGATCACCGGCGCCTCGGGCGGGATCGGCGCCGAGATCGCGCGCCACCTGCATGGCGCGGGCGCGACCGTCGGCCTGTCCGGCACCCGCGAGGCCCCGCTGGAGGCGCTGGCCGCCGAGCTGGGCGAACGCGCGTATGTGCTGCCCTGCAATCTGGGCGATGCCGAGGCCGTCACCGCGCTGCCGAAACAGGCCGCCGAGGCGATGGGCGCGGTCGATATCCTCGTGAACAATGCGGGCATCACCCGCGACAACCTGTTCATGCGTATGTCGGACGAGGAATGGGCGCAGGTGCTGGAGGTCAACCTGACCGCCACCATGCGGCTGTGCCGGGGCGTGCTGCGCGGCATGATGAAGGCGCGCTGGGGGCGGATCGTCAATATCTCGTCCGTGGTGGGCGCGACCGGCAATCCCGGTCAGGGCAACTATGCCGCAGCCAAAGCCGGGATGGTCGGCATGTCCAAATCGCTGGCCTATGAGGTCGCGTCGCGCGGCATCACCGTCAACTGCATCGCGCCCGGTTTCATCACCACTGCGATGACCGAGAAACTGACCGACGATCAGAAGTCCAAGATCCTGACCCAAGTGCCTGCGGGCCGGATGGGCGAGGCGGGCGAGATCGCGGCAGCGGCGCTATACCTTGCCAGCCCGGAGGCGGGCTACACCACCGGGGCGACGCTGCATGTGAATGGCGGCATGGCGATGATCTGA
- the fabD gene encoding ACP S-malonyltransferase, with amino-acid sequence MSRAFIFPGQGAQSIGMGRDLAESYPAARAVFQEVDEALGADLSGLIWEGEAEALTLTENAQPALMATSMAAIAALEAEGVVLRDAAGFVAGHSLGEYSALCAAGALGLADTARLLRIRGRAMQQAVPVGEGAMAALLGLDFATAAEVAHEAAQGEVCQAANDNDPGQVVVSGHKAAVERAVEIAKARGAKRAVLLPVSAPFHCALMQPAADAMEQALAEVRISAPAVPLIANVTAGAETDPARIRALLVAQVTGSVRWRESVMTLAASGVTETWEIGAGKALSGMIRRIDKTLASRTIGTAAEVVAAKTSLEGTA; translated from the coding sequence ATGAGCCGCGCATTCATCTTTCCCGGCCAAGGGGCCCAATCCATTGGCATGGGCCGCGATCTGGCCGAAAGCTATCCCGCCGCGCGTGCGGTGTTCCAAGAGGTCGACGAGGCGCTGGGCGCCGATCTGTCCGGCCTGATCTGGGAGGGCGAGGCCGAGGCGCTGACCCTCACCGAAAATGCGCAGCCCGCGCTGATGGCGACCTCGATGGCCGCGATTGCCGCGCTGGAGGCCGAAGGCGTGGTCCTGCGCGACGCGGCGGGGTTCGTCGCCGGGCATTCGCTGGGCGAGTATTCCGCGCTCTGCGCCGCGGGCGCGCTGGGGCTGGCGGATACCGCGCGTCTGCTGCGCATCCGGGGCCGCGCCATGCAACAGGCCGTGCCGGTGGGCGAGGGCGCAATGGCGGCTCTGCTGGGGCTCGATTTCGCGACCGCCGCAGAGGTCGCGCATGAAGCCGCGCAGGGCGAGGTCTGTCAGGCCGCCAACGACAATGACCCAGGTCAGGTCGTGGTGTCGGGCCATAAGGCCGCCGTGGAACGCGCGGTGGAGATCGCCAAGGCGCGCGGGGCAAAGCGGGCGGTGCTGCTGCCGGTGTCCGCCCCGTTCCATTGCGCGCTGATGCAGCCTGCGGCGGACGCGATGGAGCAGGCGCTGGCCGAGGTGCGCATCAGCGCCCCCGCCGTGCCGCTCATCGCCAATGTTACCGCCGGGGCCGAAACCGACCCCGCGCGCATTCGGGCGCTGCTGGTGGCGCAGGTCACCGGGTCGGTCCGGTGGCGCGAAAGCGTGATGACGCTCGCCGCAAGCGGCGTGACCGAGACATGGGAAATAGGTGCGGGCAAGGCCCTGTCGGGCATGATCCGCCGCATCGACAAGACACTGGCGAGCCGCACCATCGGCACCGCGGCCGAGGTGGTCGCCGCCAAGACATCGCTGGAAGGAACCGCCTGA
- a CDS encoding cytochrome b/b6 domain-containing protein, protein MPLTNSATRYGAGARLFHWLTAALILTLIPLGLIAERWSAETSDALAIKATLFSLHKTLGLTLFAVAVARILWALSQPRPAPLHPERRAETALADLVHWLLYGAIVLMPLSGWISHAATTGFAPIWWPFGQSLPFVPKSPALAHGFATLHWLFGWVLIGTLALHIAGALKHALIDRDATLPRMLRGTEAAPTTPAATTPTRHSRRPALAALLLWAVALGGGPLLATTGGSRATSDTGSTAPLDQVASDWQVMDGTLSITVAQFGSAVTGSFADWTAAITFAEEPVAGKNGAVDVTIAISSLTLGSVSDQAMGAEYFDAGAFPTARFTAPIRPDEAGGYVADGTLTLKGVDMPVTLPFALTLEGDRAQMVGQTTLDRRNFGIGDSQTNPDQLGFEVVVDVTLTAQRGADAGADAGTSEPGDGS, encoded by the coding sequence ATGCCCCTGACCAATTCCGCCACCCGCTACGGCGCAGGCGCGCGCCTGTTTCACTGGCTCACCGCCGCGCTGATCCTGACCTTGATCCCGCTGGGCCTGATCGCGGAGCGTTGGAGCGCCGAAACCTCCGACGCGCTCGCGATCAAGGCCACGTTGTTTTCGCTGCATAAAACCCTTGGGCTGACGCTGTTCGCCGTCGCCGTGGCGCGCATCCTGTGGGCGCTGAGCCAGCCGCGCCCCGCGCCGCTGCACCCGGAGCGGCGGGCGGAAACCGCGCTGGCGGATCTGGTGCACTGGCTGCTTTACGGGGCCATCGTTCTGATGCCGCTCAGCGGCTGGATCAGCCATGCCGCGACGACCGGTTTTGCGCCGATCTGGTGGCCGTTCGGGCAATCGCTGCCCTTCGTGCCGAAGTCGCCTGCGCTGGCGCATGGCTTTGCCACCCTGCATTGGCTGTTTGGCTGGGTGCTGATCGGCACGCTGGCGCTGCATATCGCGGGGGCGCTGAAACATGCGCTGATCGACCGGGACGCCACGCTTCCCCGGATGCTGCGCGGGACCGAAGCCGCCCCCACGACGCCCGCCGCCACGACGCCCACCCGCCACAGCCGCCGCCCGGCGCTGGCCGCGCTGCTGCTCTGGGCCGTGGCCCTTGGCGGCGGGCCGTTGCTGGCCACCACAGGCGGCAGCCGGGCCACCTCGGACACCGGCAGCACCGCCCCGCTGGACCAAGTCGCGTCGGACTGGCAGGTCATGGATGGCACCTTGTCGATCACGGTGGCGCAATTTGGCAGCGCCGTTACCGGCAGTTTCGCCGACTGGACCGCCGCAATCACATTCGCCGAAGAGCCGGTCGCAGGCAAAAACGGCGCAGTAGATGTGACCATCGCAATCAGTTCGCTCACGCTTGGCTCCGTCAGCGATCAGGCGATGGGCGCGGAATATTTCGACGCGGGCGCATTCCCCACCGCCCGGTTCACCGCGCCGATCCGGCCCGATGAGGCGGGCGGCTATGTGGCCGACGGGACGCTGACGCTGAAAGGCGTGGACATGCCGGTCACCCTGCCCTTTGCCCTGACGCTGGAGGGCGACCGCGCGCAGATGGTGGGGCAAACCACGCTCGACCGGCGCAATTTCGGCATCGGAGACAGCCAGACCAACCCGGACCAACTGGGGTTCGAGGTGGTGGTGGATGTGACCCTGACCGCGCAGCGTGGCGCAGATGCGGGCGCAGATGCGGGCACATCCGAGCCGGGCGACGGCAGCTAA
- a CDS encoding site-specific integrase: MEELNVSDPPLSKAIERYTEETVKDIGRTKAQVLRTIATYPIADVPCSTIKSKDIIEFLQSLPGQPQTVGNYASHLASIFAIARPMWDFRLDDREMRDAITVARRMGIISRSAQRNRRPTLDELDRLLAHFIDRRQRTPQAMPMHKVIVFALFSTRRQAEITRLTWDDFQKEHKCVLVRDMKHPGEKLGNDTWVDLPEEAIRIIDSMRKSKTEIFPYSPDTITANFTRACKLLGIEDLHFHDLRHEGISRLFEMGWNIPHVAAVSGHRSWVSLKRYTHIRETGDKYANWPGMLLAIDNT; encoded by the coding sequence TTGGAGGAGCTGAACGTATCTGACCCTCCGCTATCCAAAGCGATCGAGCGCTACACCGAAGAAACGGTGAAGGACATCGGTCGCACAAAGGCCCAGGTCCTCAGGACCATCGCCACCTACCCGATCGCCGATGTGCCCTGTTCCACCATCAAGTCGAAGGATATCATCGAGTTCCTTCAGTCTCTGCCCGGACAACCGCAAACCGTCGGGAACTACGCCAGCCATCTCGCCTCCATATTCGCCATAGCACGGCCGATGTGGGACTTTCGGCTGGATGATCGGGAGATGAGAGACGCGATCACCGTCGCGCGCCGTATGGGGATCATCTCGCGTTCCGCGCAGCGGAACCGCAGGCCCACCCTCGATGAACTCGACCGGCTGCTGGCTCACTTCATTGATCGGCGCCAGAGAACGCCTCAGGCCATGCCCATGCACAAGGTGATCGTGTTCGCTCTCTTCTCGACGCGCCGACAGGCAGAGATCACCCGACTCACCTGGGATGATTTCCAGAAGGAACACAAATGCGTTCTGGTCCGTGACATGAAGCATCCCGGCGAGAAGCTCGGAAACGATACCTGGGTCGATCTGCCCGAGGAAGCCATTCGGATCATCGACAGCATGCGCAAGAGCAAGACCGAGATCTTCCCCTACTCACCGGACACAATCACGGCCAACTTCACCCGCGCTTGCAAGCTGCTCGGGATCGAGGATCTGCACTTCCACGATCTGCGCCACGAAGGCATTTCTCGGCTGTTCGAGATGGGTTGGAACATCCCCCATGTCGCGGCCGTCAGCGGACACAGGTCTTGGGTTAGCCTGAAACGCTATACGCACATCCGGGAAACAGGCGACAAATATGCAAACTGGCCCGGAATGCTGCTCGCAATAGACAACACGTGA
- the mltG gene encoding endolytic transglycosylase MltG translates to MWRSLASNAMTILIVLGLAGAFAVHWGKSQFLAQGPLQEAICFQVPQGANIRGVADQLEERGAISSARIFRLGAEYNDRSHLLKAGSFLIPEGTPMVGVVAIVTEAGRSTCGTEINYRIGITIAEAIVRELDPTTNRYEEIVKFEAGAEEIPQEYLDARDEADVRFRVTLAEGVTSWHVVDGLRKADFLSGEIAEVPPEGTLAPDSYEVTRDSKRSELLAEMTRRQGVILSDLWAERAADLPIDTPEEALILASIVEKETGIAAERPEVASVFINRLNQGMRLQTDPTVIYGITNGEGTLGRGLRRSELDRPTEFNTYQIDGLPPTPIANPGRDAIAAALNPAEGDYLYFVADGTGGHAFSRTLDEHNANVAKWRQIEAERANQ, encoded by the coding sequence ATGTGGCGTTCCCTTGCCTCTAACGCGATGACGATCCTGATCGTCCTCGGCCTTGCCGGAGCGTTCGCGGTCCATTGGGGCAAATCGCAATTCCTGGCCCAAGGGCCGTTGCAGGAAGCGATCTGTTTTCAGGTGCCGCAGGGTGCCAATATCCGTGGCGTGGCCGATCAACTGGAAGAGCGCGGCGCGATCAGTTCCGCGCGGATTTTCCGTCTGGGCGCGGAATATAACGACCGGTCGCATCTGCTGAAGGCAGGTTCGTTCCTGATCCCCGAAGGCACGCCCATGGTCGGTGTCGTCGCCATCGTGACCGAGGCCGGGCGGTCGACCTGCGGCACCGAGATCAACTACCGCATCGGCATCACCATCGCCGAGGCGATCGTGCGCGAACTGGACCCCACCACGAACCGTTACGAGGAAATCGTGAAGTTCGAGGCGGGCGCCGAGGAAATCCCGCAGGAATATCTGGACGCGCGCGATGAGGCCGATGTCCGGTTCCGCGTCACGCTGGCCGAAGGTGTCACCAGCTGGCATGTCGTCGACGGGTTGCGGAAGGCCGATTTCCTGTCGGGCGAGATCGCGGAAGTTCCGCCCGAGGGCACGCTGGCGCCGGACAGCTATGAGGTCACCCGCGACAGCAAGCGCAGTGAATTGCTGGCCGAGATGACCCGCCGTCAGGGCGTGATCCTGTCGGATCTGTGGGCCGAACGCGCAGCCGATCTGCCGATCGACACGCCGGAGGAGGCGCTGATTCTCGCCTCCATCGTCGAGAAGGAAACCGGCATCGCGGCGGAACGCCCCGAGGTGGCTTCGGTGTTCATCAACCGTCTGAACCAAGGCATGCGCCTGCAGACCGACCCGACGGTGATCTACGGCATCACCAATGGCGAAGGCACGCTGGGCCGGGGTCTGCGCCGGTCCGAGCTGGACCGTCCGACGGAGTTCAACACCTACCAGATCGACGGGCTGCCGCCGACGCCGATTGCCAATCCGGGCCGCGACGCGATTGCCGCCGCGCTGAACCCGGCAGAGGGCGATTACCTTTATTTCGTGGCCGATGGCACGGGCGGGCACGCGTTTTCCCGCACGCTGGACGAGCATAACGCCAATGTCGCGAAATGGCGCCAGATCGAAGCCGAGCGCGCCAATCAGTAA
- a CDS encoding acyl carrier protein produces MSDIADRVKKIVVEHLSVEEEKVTENASFIDDLGADSLDTVELVMAFEEEFGIEIPDDAAETIQTFGDAVKFISEAV; encoded by the coding sequence ATGAGCGACATCGCAGATCGCGTGAAAAAGATTGTTGTCGAGCATCTGAGCGTCGAAGAAGAGAAGGTGACCGAGAACGCCTCCTTCATCGATGACCTGGGCGCTGACAGCCTCGACACCGTCGAGCTGGTGATGGCCTTCGAAGAAGAGTTCGGCATCGAGATCCCGGACGACGCAGCCGAGACCATCCAGACCTTCGGCGACGCGGTGAAGTTCATCTCCGAAGCCGTCTGA
- a CDS encoding IS3 family transposase (programmed frameshift) has protein sequence MIKEQEAGMPTAEVCRRHGLSTATFYKLKSKYGGMEVSEAARLKALEDENAKLKRQLADTMLDNVVLKDLPGKELTTLIKRRDAALRVMRHHDISQRRACKLVGVDPKTVRRERPPDCAEIRKEMQEIAAKRRRFGYRRIGVLLERKGMTMNHKKLYRIYREEGLSVKRRRSRKRARGTRVPMPVAAYPNARWSLDFVSDSFGASRKFRILAVIDDCTRECLCLVADTSLSGARVARELSALIRLYGKPGCIVSDNGTEFTSRAILKWADETTVPWHYIDPGKPQQHAFIESFNGSLRDELLNEEIFDSLNDARRKLALWRYDYNTVRPHSSLGNQTPQQARRALAQFEGSAPGALAPGGEPEYPNPTCRLSL, from the exons ATGATCAAGGAACAGGAAGCAGGGATGCCGACAGCGGAGGTATGCCGCAGGCACGGGCTGAGCACAGCGACGTTCTACAAGCTCAAGTCCAAATATGGGGGGATGGAAGTGTCCGAGGCGGCAAGGCTGAAGGCCCTCGAAGACGAGAATGCCAAACTCAAACGCCAGTTGGCCGACACCATGCTCGACAACGTTGTCCTGAAAGACCTGC CTGGGAAAGAACTGACGACATTGATCAAGCGGCGAGATGCGGCGCTCCGGGTGATGCGGCATCATGACATCTCGCAGCGCAGAGCCTGCAAGCTGGTTGGTGTCGATCCAAAGACAGTGCGGCGTGAACGCCCGCCGGACTGTGCCGAGATCCGCAAGGAGATGCAGGAGATCGCCGCCAAAAGGCGCAGGTTCGGCTACCGCCGGATCGGCGTGCTGCTGGAGCGCAAGGGCATGACCATGAACCACAAGAAGCTTTACCGGATCTACCGGGAAGAGGGTTTGTCCGTGAAGCGACGGCGAAGCCGGAAACGGGCGCGTGGCACCAGAGTGCCGATGCCAGTTGCGGCGTATCCTAATGCTCGTTGGTCGCTGGACTTCGTATCCGACAGCTTCGGCGCCTCGCGGAAGTTCCGGATCCTAGCGGTGATAGATGACTGCACTCGGGAATGCCTGTGTCTTGTCGCTGACACCAGCCTGTCCGGCGCAAGGGTCGCCCGGGAACTCAGTGCCCTGATCCGGCTTTACGGCAAGCCCGGCTGCATTGTCAGTGACAATGGGACGGAGTTCACCAGTCGGGCCATCCTGAAATGGGCCGACGAGACCACCGTGCCGTGGCACTACATCGATCCGGGCAAACCGCAGCAGCATGCCTTCATCGAGAGCTTCAACGGCAGCCTCAGGGACGAGCTGCTGAACGAGGAGATATTCGACAGCCTGAATGATGCGCGGCGCAAGCTGGCCCTGTGGCGCTACGACTATAACACGGTCAGGCCACACTCATCCTTGGGCAACCAGACGCCACAGCAAGCGCGCCGCGCACTTGCGCAATTTGAGGGCTCCGCGCCCGGCGCGCTTGCGCCAGGCGGGGAACCAGAATACCCAAATCCAACCTGCAGACTCTCATTATGA
- the fabF gene encoding beta-ketoacyl-ACP synthase II, producing MRRVVITGLGMVSPLACGVEQSWERLLNGQSGAGPITRFDASHLATTYACEIPFGDGSDGTFNPDDWMSPKERRKVDDFILYGMAAADQAVKDAGWMPEDEDARARTGVMIGSGIGGLNSIADTAVLLKERGPRRVSPFFIPGALINLISGQVGIRYGFKGPNHAVVTACSTGAHAIGDAARLIQWGDADVMIAGGAESPISEIGIAGFNACKALSTKRPDDPERASRPYDADRDGFVMGEGAGVVVLEDYEHAKARGAKIYAEVLGYGMSGDAYHITAPAEDGDGAERSMRAALKRAGLEPADVDYINAHGTSTMADVIELGAVERMLGAAAGEATMSSTKSSIGHLLGAAGAVEAIFCVLAIRDQVAPPTINLDTPAIETALDLAPNAKVERKIDVALSNSFGFGGTNASLVLGKVAS from the coding sequence ATGCGGCGCGTGGTAATCACAGGTCTTGGGATGGTGTCTCCGCTGGCATGCGGTGTCGAACAGTCTTGGGAACGGCTTCTGAACGGACAATCCGGCGCGGGGCCGATCACCCGTTTCGACGCCAGCCATCTGGCGACCACCTATGCCTGTGAAATTCCCTTTGGCGACGGCAGCGACGGCACGTTCAATCCCGATGATTGGATGTCGCCGAAGGAGCGGCGGAAGGTCGATGATTTCATCCTTTACGGCATGGCCGCCGCCGATCAGGCGGTGAAGGATGCGGGCTGGATGCCGGAGGACGAGGACGCGCGCGCGCGCACTGGCGTCATGATCGGCTCGGGCATCGGGGGTCTGAATTCCATCGCTGACACCGCCGTTTTGCTGAAGGAGCGCGGCCCCCGCCGGGTGTCGCCGTTCTTTATCCCCGGCGCGCTGATCAACCTGATCTCCGGTCAGGTCGGCATCCGCTATGGCTTCAAGGGGCCGAACCATGCGGTCGTGACGGCCTGTTCCACCGGCGCGCATGCCATCGGCGACGCCGCCCGTCTGATCCAGTGGGGCGACGCGGATGTGATGATCGCGGGCGGTGCCGAAAGCCCGATCAGCGAGATCGGCATCGCGGGCTTCAACGCCTGTAAGGCACTGTCGACCAAGCGTCCCGACGATCCAGAACGCGCCAGCCGCCCCTATGACGCGGACCGCGACGGGTTCGTCATGGGCGAAGGCGCGGGCGTCGTCGTGCTGGAGGATTACGAGCACGCCAAGGCGCGCGGGGCCAAGATCTATGCCGAGGTGCTGGGCTACGGCATGTCGGGCGATGCCTACCACATCACCGCCCCGGCGGAGGATGGCGACGGGGCCGAACGGTCTATGCGCGCGGCGCTGAAACGTGCGGGGCTGGAGCCTGCGGATGTGGATTACATCAACGCGCATGGCACCTCGACCATGGCCGATGTGATCGAGTTGGGCGCGGTGGAGCGGATGCTGGGCGCGGCGGCGGGTGAGGCCACGATGTCGTCGACCAAGTCGTCCATCGGGCATCTGCTGGGCGCGGCGGGCGCGGTTGAGGCGATTTTCTGCGTGCTGGCGATCCGCGATCAGGTCGCGCCGCCGACGATCAATCTGGACACGCCCGCGATCGAGACCGCGCTGGATCTGGCCCCGAATGCCAAGGTCGAGCGGAAAATCGATGTGGCGCTGTCCAACAGCTTTGGCTTCGGGGGCACCAACGCCTCGCTCGTGCTCGGAAAGGTGGCCAGCTGA